From Stigmatella erecta, one genomic window encodes:
- a CDS encoding ATP-binding cassette domain-containing protein — translation MFELTGVSKRFGATQALHPVDLKLASGRTTVLIGPSGCGKSTLLRLMNGLLRPDTGQVLFEGQPLPHAEDALLAVRRRLGYALQGGGLFPHLTAERNVTLVAQHLRWPARRVRERLALLVELTRFPVEALGRYPLQLSGGQRQRVGLMRALMLEPEGLLLDEPLGALDPMVRAELQADLKAIFERLGKTVVLVTHDLGEAAFLGHHIVLLREGRVVQQGLLETLEAHPAEPFVTRFIRAQR, via the coding sequence TTGTTTGAACTGACCGGAGTTTCCAAGCGCTTCGGCGCCACCCAGGCCCTGCATCCGGTGGACCTGAAGCTGGCTTCGGGGCGCACCACCGTGCTGATTGGCCCCAGCGGGTGCGGCAAGTCCACCCTGCTCCGGTTGATGAACGGCTTGCTCCGTCCCGACACGGGACAGGTCCTCTTCGAGGGCCAGCCGCTGCCCCACGCCGAGGACGCGCTGCTCGCGGTGCGCCGGCGCCTGGGGTACGCGCTTCAGGGCGGCGGGCTCTTTCCGCACCTCACTGCGGAGCGCAACGTCACCCTCGTGGCCCAGCACCTGCGGTGGCCCGCGCGGCGGGTGCGGGAGCGGCTGGCGCTGCTCGTGGAGCTGACGCGCTTTCCGGTGGAGGCGCTGGGGCGCTACCCCTTGCAGCTGTCGGGCGGACAGCGCCAGCGCGTCGGCCTCATGCGGGCCCTGATGCTGGAGCCGGAGGGGCTGCTGCTGGATGAGCCGCTGGGCGCGCTGGACCCGATGGTCCGCGCCGAGCTGCAAGCGGACCTGAAGGCCATCTTCGAAAGGCTGGGAAAGACGGTGGTGCTCGTCACGCATGACCTGGGAGAGGCGGCGTTCCTGGGGCACCACATCGTGCTGCTCCGGGAGGGCCGGGTGGTGCAGCAGGGGCTCCTGGAGACGCTGGAGGCCCACCCCGCCGAGCCGTTCGTCACCCGATTCATCCGGGCACAGCGGTGA
- a CDS encoding glycine betaine ABC transporter substrate-binding protein: MRGLGLLLVCLGLGACAPAPSPDEAGVRVGSKKFTESVIIGEMVARLARDAGAHAVHRRELGGTTVLWEALRRGELDVYSEYTGTLRQELFAGRALKDDAALREALAAQGLGMSAPLGFNNTYALGMKEAEAERLGLRRISDLRGHPELRLGLSNEFMDRADGWPALRERYQLPQREVQGLDHDLAYRGLEGGALQVTDLYSTDAEIAAYGLRVLEDDLKHFPAYDAVLLYREDWAARAPEVLASLRRLEGRISESSMVALNAQARLEHVAEGRVAAGFLSRELGVESEVRAEGLAWRLWRRTREHLFLVAVSLLASAGVAVPLGVLAAKRARLGRLVLGLASIIQTVPSLALLVFMIPLLGIGTRPAIVALFLYGLLPIVRNTAAGLAGIAADLSESAEALGLPPRARLWRIELPLAAPSLLAGLQTAAVINVGTATLGALIGAGGYGQPILTGIRLDDTGLILEGAVPAALMALAVSALFGGVERLVVPAGLRPSGSGPASSRGRW; this comes from the coding sequence GTGAGGGGGCTGGGCCTGCTGCTCGTGTGCCTCGGGCTGGGGGCTTGTGCGCCCGCGCCGTCCCCGGACGAGGCCGGGGTGCGCGTGGGCTCCAAGAAGTTCACCGAGTCCGTCATCATCGGGGAGATGGTGGCGCGGCTGGCCCGGGATGCGGGCGCGCACGCGGTCCACCGGCGCGAACTGGGCGGGACCACCGTGCTCTGGGAGGCCCTGCGCCGGGGCGAGCTGGACGTCTATTCCGAGTACACGGGCACCTTGCGCCAGGAGCTCTTCGCGGGCCGGGCACTGAAGGATGACGCCGCCCTGCGGGAGGCCCTGGCCGCGCAAGGGCTGGGCATGAGCGCGCCGCTGGGCTTCAACAACACCTATGCGCTGGGGATGAAGGAGGCCGAGGCGGAGCGCCTGGGGCTGCGGCGCATCTCGGACCTGAGGGGCCATCCGGAGCTGCGGCTGGGCCTGAGCAACGAGTTCATGGACCGCGCGGATGGCTGGCCCGCACTGCGCGAGCGCTACCAGCTTCCCCAGCGCGAGGTGCAGGGGCTGGATCATGATCTCGCCTACCGGGGCCTGGAGGGCGGCGCCCTTCAGGTCACCGACCTGTACTCCACCGACGCGGAGATCGCCGCGTATGGCCTGCGCGTGCTGGAGGACGACCTGAAGCACTTCCCCGCCTATGACGCCGTCCTGCTCTACCGGGAGGACTGGGCGGCGCGCGCCCCCGAGGTGCTCGCGTCCTTGCGGCGGCTGGAGGGGCGGATCTCCGAGTCCAGCATGGTGGCGCTCAATGCCCAGGCGCGGCTCGAACACGTGGCGGAGGGGCGCGTGGCCGCCGGGTTCCTCTCGCGGGAGCTGGGGGTGGAGAGCGAGGTCCGGGCGGAGGGGCTGGCCTGGCGGCTCTGGCGCCGGACCCGGGAGCACCTGTTCCTGGTGGCCGTGTCGCTCCTCGCGTCGGCCGGGGTGGCGGTGCCGCTGGGTGTGCTCGCGGCGAAGCGGGCCCGGCTGGGCCGGCTCGTGCTGGGGCTGGCGAGCATCATCCAGACGGTTCCCTCGCTGGCGCTCCTGGTGTTCATGATTCCGCTGCTCGGCATCGGCACGCGGCCCGCCATCGTGGCGCTGTTCCTCTATGGCCTGCTGCCCATCGTCCGGAACACGGCGGCGGGGCTCGCGGGGATCGCCGCGGACTTGAGCGAGTCCGCGGAGGCCCTGGGCCTGCCGCCCCGGGCGCGGCTGTGGCGCATCGAGCTGCCCCTGGCCGCGCCGTCCCTCCTGGCGGGCCTCCAGACGGCCGCCGTCATCAACGTGGGGACGGCGACGCTCGGGGCGCTCATCGGCGCGGGAGGCTATGGGCAGCCCATCCTCACCGGCATCCGGCTGGATGACACCGGGCTCATCCTGGAGGGCGCCGTGCCCGCGGCGCTGATGGCCCTGGCCGTCAGCGCGCTGTTCGGAGGGGTGGAGCGGCTCGTGGTGCCGGCCGGGCTCAGGCCGTCAGGAAGCGGACCGGCATCGTCTCGGGGCCGCTGGTGA
- a CDS encoding cytochrome P450: MRSTDNLTSPENCRNPYPLYVEMRRERPVCHVEPGGLVAVSRYKDVEYVLKHPGAFSSHGFRVAWEPEWVKDNPLAHGMVAQDGADHMRLRTAVSRAFTPVAINRLAAQVRENAAQLADALREKGEADFMDGFATPLPSRAMSAILGLDPSLERHYKRWTEAVVGVTPVPLSEEHAQYTRDTIQEMKRYMQQAIDERRHQPKDDLLGLIVRGKGEGDQLSNSQMMALCFNLLTGGLETTSFFFSNALRLLAERPDVYAQLRADRSLLPKFIDEVLRYDGPVRGLPRIVMQDTELSGVRIEKGACVLLLVASANRDETEFPEPDRFDLQRERTGISFGYGSHYCIGAFLAKLEAQAGLEALLDRFSGFQVLSERVVWNRSLITSGPETMPVRFLTA; encoded by the coding sequence ATGCGATCCACCGACAACCTGACCAGTCCCGAGAACTGCCGCAATCCCTATCCTCTGTATGTGGAGATGCGGCGCGAGCGGCCCGTGTGCCACGTCGAGCCGGGAGGGCTTGTCGCCGTCAGCCGTTACAAGGACGTGGAGTATGTCCTCAAGCACCCCGGGGCCTTCTCCTCGCATGGGTTCCGCGTGGCCTGGGAGCCGGAGTGGGTGAAGGACAATCCGCTCGCGCACGGCATGGTCGCCCAGGACGGCGCGGACCACATGCGCCTGCGGACCGCCGTCAGCCGCGCCTTCACCCCCGTGGCCATCAACCGCCTGGCGGCCCAGGTGCGGGAGAACGCCGCGCAGCTCGCCGATGCGCTGCGGGAGAAGGGCGAAGCGGACTTCATGGATGGCTTCGCCACCCCGCTTCCCTCCCGGGCCATGAGCGCCATCCTCGGGTTGGATCCCTCGCTCGAGCGCCACTACAAGCGCTGGACCGAGGCGGTCGTCGGCGTCACGCCGGTGCCCTTGAGCGAGGAGCACGCCCAGTACACCCGGGACACCATCCAGGAGATGAAGCGTTACATGCAGCAGGCCATCGACGAGCGGCGGCACCAGCCCAAGGATGATCTGCTGGGGCTCATCGTCCGGGGCAAGGGCGAAGGCGATCAGCTCAGCAACTCGCAGATGATGGCCCTGTGCTTCAACCTGCTCACCGGAGGCCTCGAGACGACGAGCTTCTTCTTCTCGAACGCCCTGCGGCTGCTGGCCGAGCGCCCAGATGTGTACGCGCAGCTGCGCGCCGACCGCTCGCTGCTGCCCAAGTTCATCGATGAAGTCCTGCGCTACGACGGGCCCGTGCGGGGCCTGCCCCGCATCGTCATGCAAGACACCGAGCTGTCCGGGGTGCGCATCGAGAAGGGCGCCTGTGTCCTGCTGCTCGTCGCCTCCGCGAACCGCGACGAGACCGAGTTCCCCGAGCCGGACCGCTTCGACCTCCAGCGCGAGCGCACGGGCATCTCCTTCGGCTACGGCAGCCACTACTGCATTGGCGCCTTCCTGGCGAAGCTGGAGGCCCAGGCGGGGCTGGAGGCCCTGCTCGACCGGTTCAGCGGCTTCCAGGTCCTCTCCGAGCGCGTGGTGTGGAACCGGAGCCTCATCACCAGCGGCCCCGAGACGATGCCGGTCCGCTTCCTGACGGCCTGA
- a CDS encoding spore photoproduct lyase family protein yields MNLELFPPTPAPLGPLDGLLKVSRIYLEPEVSEYTRGRDILARFPDAERVEVRSHWNIPGLFGNEGNAEAWNRIKGTTLVLGVKKTMRFETNGRSADYLPPSAANGCVMSCAYCYVPRHKGYANPVTLFVNIEDITAAIRRHAGKLGPKHEPNTVDPRYWVYDIGCNSDCSADAALSDNVRDLIRLFTVLPNAMGSFATKLVNRELLGYAPRGKTRIRFSLMPHAKAKLLDVRTSPIAARIAAIDDFVAAGYEVHLNFSPVVLTEGWQAEYSELFEHLDDCLSERTKAQLAAEVIFLTHNERLHEVNLRWHPKAEELLWQPSLQEAKVSQGGGVNVRYRTGMKGQRVEEFKQLLARHMPYCRVRYAF; encoded by the coding sequence ATGAACCTCGAACTCTTCCCTCCCACCCCCGCGCCCCTGGGCCCCCTCGACGGGTTGTTGAAGGTCTCCCGCATTTACTTGGAGCCGGAGGTGTCCGAGTACACGCGGGGCCGGGACATCCTCGCGCGCTTCCCGGACGCCGAACGGGTGGAGGTGCGCTCGCACTGGAACATCCCGGGCCTCTTCGGCAACGAGGGCAACGCCGAGGCGTGGAACCGCATCAAGGGCACCACGCTGGTGCTCGGGGTGAAGAAGACGATGCGCTTCGAGACCAATGGGCGCAGCGCCGACTACCTGCCGCCCTCGGCCGCCAACGGCTGCGTCATGAGCTGCGCCTACTGCTACGTGCCGCGCCACAAGGGCTACGCCAACCCCGTCACGCTCTTCGTCAACATCGAGGACATCACCGCGGCCATCCGCCGCCACGCGGGCAAGCTGGGCCCCAAGCACGAGCCCAACACGGTGGATCCGCGCTACTGGGTCTATGACATTGGCTGCAACAGCGACTGCTCGGCCGATGCGGCCCTCAGCGACAACGTGAGGGACCTGATCCGCCTGTTCACGGTGCTGCCCAACGCCATGGGCTCGTTCGCCACCAAGCTGGTCAACCGCGAGCTGCTCGGCTACGCGCCCCGAGGCAAGACGCGCATCCGCTTCAGCCTCATGCCGCACGCGAAGGCGAAGCTGCTCGATGTGCGCACCAGCCCCATCGCCGCGCGCATCGCCGCCATCGACGACTTCGTGGCCGCCGGGTACGAGGTCCACCTCAACTTCTCCCCCGTCGTCCTCACCGAAGGCTGGCAGGCCGAGTACAGCGAACTCTTCGAGCACCTGGATGACTGTCTGAGCGAGCGGACCAAGGCCCAGCTCGCCGCGGAGGTCATCTTCCTCACCCACAACGAGCGCCTGCACGAGGTGAACCTGCGCTGGCACCCGAAGGCCGAGGAGCTCTTGTGGCAGCCCTCGCTCCAGGAGGCCAAGGTGTCCCAGGGCGGCGGCGTCAATGTTCGCTACCGCACCGGGATGAAGGGCCAGCGCGTCGAGGAATTCAAGCAACTGCTTGCACGGCACATGCCCTATTGCCGGGTGCGCTATGCCTTCTGA
- a CDS encoding serine/threonine-protein kinase — protein METISPVDPAALPPGTEVGSWQVRAWKGRGSYGAVYRAARIGHPHAAPVALKLALHAWDERFSREVRLLARIRHPSVPRLLGHGLWKHPTRPVAFPYLVMEWMDGVPLYEWAHARNPTSREVMRLLAQVARGLEATAAAHGVHRDVKGDNVLVQPAPFRAVLVDFGAAYHRGASPLTWNLPPGTPRYRSPEAWAFTQEASRPPSARYAFQPADDVFALGVSAYRLVTDEYPPPTDPAHPLSGCWASEGMGPRAPRELNARVAPALDVLIQRMISVKPAQRGTAGALAEALERAAEGAGPEADVPLFQVEALAREAWPAQDAAAAAYLGHRPRYRDGALLKATAQRDEAEQAEFFRREAEAKARAEAPTEQVMPHAFPREFLQCLSVAVLGVTLMLWAGSEVRPWVSTELLPGQAGTRDAGLEDGGTVGVGDASLTVTAPLGTPVPPAIRLDMPPGPLQGQRRPPCGKGEVEIRKGCWVKIAAPPEDCEDYAYEWKGACYIPMAPSQRPATSDSP, from the coding sequence ATGGAGACAATTTCCCCGGTGGATCCCGCCGCGCTGCCACCGGGCACGGAGGTGGGCAGTTGGCAGGTCCGCGCCTGGAAAGGCCGGGGCAGCTATGGCGCCGTGTACCGGGCGGCCCGCATCGGCCACCCTCACGCGGCGCCCGTGGCCCTGAAGCTGGCCCTGCATGCCTGGGACGAGCGCTTCTCGCGCGAGGTGCGCTTGCTGGCGCGCATCCGCCACCCCAGCGTGCCCCGGCTCCTGGGCCACGGGCTCTGGAAGCATCCCACGCGGCCGGTGGCCTTTCCGTACCTGGTGATGGAGTGGATGGACGGGGTGCCCCTGTACGAGTGGGCGCATGCGCGCAACCCCACCTCGCGCGAGGTGATGCGGTTGCTCGCCCAGGTGGCCCGGGGGCTGGAGGCCACGGCCGCGGCCCATGGGGTGCACCGGGACGTGAAGGGCGACAATGTGCTGGTCCAGCCGGCGCCGTTCCGCGCGGTGCTGGTGGACTTCGGTGCGGCGTACCACCGGGGGGCCTCGCCGCTCACCTGGAACCTGCCCCCGGGCACCCCGCGCTACCGGAGCCCGGAGGCCTGGGCCTTCACCCAGGAGGCCTCCCGGCCTCCCTCGGCCCGCTATGCCTTTCAGCCCGCGGACGACGTGTTCGCGCTGGGGGTGAGCGCCTACCGGCTGGTGACCGACGAGTACCCGCCCCCCACGGATCCGGCGCATCCCCTGTCCGGGTGCTGGGCCTCGGAGGGGATGGGGCCCCGGGCGCCGCGGGAGCTCAACGCGAGGGTGGCCCCGGCGCTCGATGTGCTCATCCAGCGCATGATCTCGGTGAAGCCGGCCCAGCGCGGCACCGCGGGGGCGCTGGCGGAGGCCCTGGAGCGGGCGGCGGAGGGGGCAGGGCCCGAAGCGGATGTGCCCCTCTTTCAGGTGGAAGCCCTGGCGCGGGAGGCCTGGCCCGCGCAGGACGCGGCGGCGGCGGCGTACCTGGGGCACCGGCCGCGCTACCGGGATGGGGCGCTGCTGAAGGCCACCGCGCAGCGGGATGAAGCCGAGCAGGCGGAGTTCTTCCGGCGAGAGGCCGAGGCGAAGGCCCGGGCCGAGGCGCCGACGGAGCAGGTGATGCCGCATGCGTTTCCCCGGGAGTTCCTCCAGTGCCTGTCGGTGGCGGTGCTGGGGGTGACCCTGATGCTCTGGGCCGGGTCGGAGGTCCGGCCGTGGGTCTCCACGGAGCTCCTGCCGGGGCAGGCGGGAACGCGGGACGCGGGGCTGGAGGATGGCGGCACCGTGGGGGTGGGCGATGCCTCGCTGACGGTGACGGCCCCGCTCGGGACGCCCGTGCCCCCGGCCATCCGCCTGGACATGCCGCCGGGGCCGCTGCAGGGCCAGCGCCGCCCGCCCTGCGGCAAGGGCGAGGTGGAGATTCGCAAGGGCTGCTGGGTGAAGATCGCCGCTCCGCCCGAGGACTGTGAGGACTATGCGTACGAGTGGAAGGGGGCTTGCTACATCCCCATGGCCCCTTCCCAGCGTCCCGCGACCTCGGATTCTCCGTAG
- a CDS encoding cation-translocating P-type ATPase yields the protein MTVAKPSSRAPSESWHALAPEAVLERIRSTPEGLSEQEAQQRLAQHGPNILKRESQNSPWKVLFRQINNPLIWVLLGSAALAIGLGKVTDGLVVLAVVVLNTLIGFIQEFRAGQAIEALARMVPETVTALRGGTKISLSAEKLVPGDVVELASGDKVPADMRLISARNLQIEEAALTGESVPVRKQLPAVAENASLGDRTNLTFGGTLVTSGAARAVVVATGDTTELGRISRMLGEATDMQTPMTKALATIGRYLTGAILAMSVVLLGVGLLRGYALSEALLVAITLAVAAIPEGLPAIVTIALAIGVQRMAARQAVIRKLPAVETLGSTTVICSDKTGTLTRNEMTVQALWTPEGAWSVSGVGYAIEGEFQSEGKPAGELPPLAQELLRAGVLCNDAALQTEGKGSITGDPTEGALLVAAEKAGVRVKEVRERCGRVDAIPFESEHQFMATLNEDGEGQRAIFLKGAPEVVLQRCQQDGASPDAVLQEMDRLASQGMRVLAVARKAVPASHAGLKSEDVEGGFALLGLQGMIDPPRQEVIAAVRACHDAGIVVKMITGDHQKTAESIGLKLGLPEGEVVTGQRLAEMDDTQLQEVAASTHVFARVAPEHKLRLVRALQARHQVVAMTGDGVNDAPALKQANIGVAMGITGTAVSKESADIVLTDDNFTTIVSAVEEGRRVYDNLVKSLAFVLPTNLGLALILAFSVAFFPIQEVAGGVLAPLMPMLPVQFLWINLVATVALALPLAFEAKEPHLMRRAPRAPTEPVLSRFVMVRTAVAAVVMAAGAIGLFSWELQAEADRPHAEGTLRQAQTMAVTTVILFQIFYLLMCRSLHGSLFKLGLFSNPMVFLGIGALVVLQLGFIYLPFMQKIFGTAALGWKDLGLSALAAAVILPVISAEKAWRHRRTGGSTPAHASAG from the coding sequence ATGACCGTTGCGAAACCCTCTTCCCGTGCCCCTTCCGAGTCCTGGCATGCCCTCGCGCCCGAGGCCGTGCTGGAGCGCATCCGCAGTACCCCCGAGGGGCTGTCCGAGCAGGAAGCCCAGCAGCGGCTCGCTCAGCACGGTCCGAACATCCTGAAGCGCGAGAGCCAGAACAGCCCCTGGAAGGTGCTGTTCCGGCAGATCAACAACCCGCTCATCTGGGTGCTCCTGGGCTCCGCGGCGCTCGCCATCGGCCTGGGGAAGGTGACGGACGGCCTGGTGGTGCTCGCCGTGGTGGTGCTCAACACCCTCATTGGCTTCATCCAGGAGTTCCGCGCGGGCCAGGCCATCGAGGCCCTGGCCCGGATGGTGCCGGAGACCGTCACGGCGCTCCGGGGCGGGACGAAGATCTCGCTGTCCGCCGAGAAGCTCGTGCCCGGGGATGTGGTGGAGCTGGCCTCCGGGGACAAGGTGCCCGCGGACATGCGGCTCATCTCCGCGCGCAACCTTCAGATAGAGGAGGCCGCGCTCACGGGTGAGTCCGTGCCCGTGCGCAAGCAGCTGCCGGCCGTGGCGGAGAACGCCTCCCTGGGCGACCGCACCAACCTGACCTTCGGCGGCACGCTGGTGACCTCCGGGGCGGCTCGGGCCGTGGTGGTGGCCACCGGGGACACCACGGAGCTGGGGCGCATCTCGCGGATGCTGGGCGAGGCCACGGACATGCAGACGCCGATGACCAAGGCCTTGGCCACCATCGGCCGCTACCTCACGGGGGCCATCCTGGCGATGTCCGTGGTGCTGCTCGGCGTGGGGCTGCTGCGGGGCTACGCGCTCAGCGAGGCGCTGCTGGTGGCCATCACCCTGGCGGTCGCCGCCATCCCCGAGGGCCTGCCCGCCATCGTCACCATCGCGCTGGCCATCGGCGTGCAGCGCATGGCGGCGCGCCAGGCGGTCATCCGCAAGCTGCCCGCGGTGGAGACGCTGGGGAGCACGACGGTCATCTGCTCGGACAAGACGGGCACGCTCACCCGCAACGAGATGACGGTGCAGGCCCTGTGGACGCCCGAGGGCGCCTGGTCCGTCTCCGGCGTGGGCTATGCCATCGAGGGCGAGTTTCAGTCCGAGGGCAAGCCCGCGGGGGAGCTGCCTCCCTTGGCGCAGGAACTGCTCCGGGCCGGGGTGCTCTGCAACGATGCGGCGCTCCAGACGGAAGGAAAGGGCTCCATCACCGGAGACCCCACGGAAGGCGCCCTCCTGGTGGCCGCGGAGAAGGCGGGCGTGCGCGTGAAGGAGGTCCGCGAGCGCTGCGGCCGGGTGGACGCGATTCCCTTCGAGTCCGAGCACCAGTTCATGGCCACCCTCAACGAGGACGGCGAGGGCCAGCGGGCCATCTTCCTCAAGGGGGCGCCGGAGGTGGTGCTCCAGCGCTGCCAGCAGGACGGGGCCTCGCCGGACGCGGTGCTCCAGGAGATGGACCGCCTGGCGAGCCAGGGCATGCGCGTGCTGGCCGTGGCGCGCAAGGCCGTGCCTGCCTCCCACGCGGGGTTGAAGTCCGAGGACGTGGAGGGCGGCTTCGCCCTGCTGGGCCTGCAAGGGATGATTGATCCGCCCCGCCAGGAGGTCATCGCCGCGGTGCGCGCGTGCCACGACGCGGGCATCGTCGTGAAGATGATCACCGGGGACCACCAGAAGACGGCGGAGAGCATCGGTCTCAAGCTGGGGCTGCCGGAGGGCGAGGTGGTGACGGGGCAGCGGCTCGCGGAGATGGATGACACCCAGTTGCAGGAGGTGGCGGCCTCCACGCACGTGTTCGCCCGCGTGGCCCCCGAGCACAAGCTGCGGCTGGTGCGGGCGCTCCAGGCCCGGCACCAGGTGGTGGCCATGACGGGCGATGGCGTCAACGATGCGCCCGCCCTCAAGCAGGCCAACATCGGCGTGGCCATGGGCATCACCGGCACGGCGGTGTCCAAGGAGTCCGCCGACATCGTCCTCACGGATGACAACTTCACCACCATCGTCTCCGCGGTGGAGGAGGGCCGCCGCGTCTACGACAACCTCGTCAAGTCGCTGGCCTTCGTGCTGCCCACCAACCTGGGGTTGGCGCTCATCCTGGCCTTCAGCGTGGCCTTCTTCCCCATCCAGGAGGTGGCCGGGGGCGTGCTCGCGCCGCTGATGCCCATGCTCCCCGTGCAGTTCCTGTGGATCAACCTGGTGGCCACCGTGGCGCTGGCGCTGCCTCTGGCCTTCGAGGCCAAGGAGCCCCACCTGATGCGCCGCGCGCCCCGGGCGCCCACCGAGCCGGTGCTCAGCCGCTTCGTGATGGTGCGCACCGCCGTCGCCGCGGTGGTGATGGCCGCCGGCGCCATCGGCCTCTTCTCCTGGGAACTGCAGGCCGAGGCGGACAGGCCCCACGCGGAGGGGACGCTGCGGCAGGCCCAGACCATGGCCGTGACGACGGTCATCCTGTTCCAGATCTTCTACCTGTTGATGTGCCGCAGCCTGCATGGCTCGCTGTTCAAGCTGGGCCTGTTCAGCAACCCCATGGTCTTCCTGGGCATCGGCGCGCTGGTGGTGCTGCAGCTGGGCTTCATCTACCTGCCGTTCATGCAGAAGATCTTCGGGACCGCCGCGCTGGGGTGGAAGGACCTGGGGCTCTCGGCGCTGGCCGCGGCCGTCATCCTGCCGGTCATCAGCGCGGAGAAGGCCTGGCGCCATCGCCGGACGGGGGGCAGCACCCCCGCGCATGCGTCCGCGGGCTGA
- a CDS encoding CotH kinase family protein translates to MRGLRWLRGVLGWGFCLTVVGCSVACSDPASPESPEPPAVPGVTPPAGPPPGTPGSGTPEPETPPVEQEPGQPPASSVCAPTAGAARWVLEGEALSAQITCGTGHASQGLSFAVENLPPGARFDAASGTLSWTPGKDQAAVWNLVLKEESTGEKGTLKVGVADNRAAPGNVPIVNAAAYTEEYGLPVLHLTHDERGLTAGEYRPVQIVYRGKASTIEAKYRGATSSVFPKRSLTLKFPDEDLFNEPVFGGGFTDRKRVVLITTFNDNSYLRSRLAFDLWNRMDPAHVQIRTFSAVLYVNNRYRGMYTVADHINKRLLAAHGLSKDSDLFKAVDKDANFSRLRKDGTPKAGLHEGLEKEEGIPEEGKPHAFDTMSGLIGFVSDSDATTFREGFGTRLAGNDYQDWWIFNTLILGTDSQGKNAYHAFDSATGGPWRFIPWDLDASFGQNFDTTRSSPTARPTFAEDNLLFSRMLAEPALADPMRERYQDLLRNELKLETVLSLIDGYVQETGPAARRDWAEWSTAYQAFGAPGTIGQPNFPRWNSRQDFTTYEQEVEYVREWVKARWPSLQGRLP, encoded by the coding sequence GTGCGCGGACTTCGTTGGCTGAGGGGTGTCCTGGGGTGGGGGTTCTGTCTGACGGTGGTGGGTTGCTCGGTTGCCTGCTCGGACCCTGCATCCCCGGAGAGCCCTGAGCCACCGGCCGTGCCCGGTGTCACGCCTCCGGCCGGGCCGCCTCCGGGGACTCCTGGCAGCGGCACGCCGGAGCCGGAGACCCCTCCGGTGGAGCAGGAGCCTGGCCAGCCGCCCGCCTCCTCCGTCTGTGCGCCCACCGCGGGCGCGGCCCGCTGGGTGCTCGAGGGCGAGGCCCTGTCCGCGCAAATCACCTGCGGCACGGGCCACGCCTCGCAAGGCCTGAGCTTCGCCGTGGAGAACCTGCCGCCGGGAGCCCGCTTCGACGCGGCGAGCGGCACGTTGAGCTGGACGCCGGGCAAGGACCAGGCCGCCGTGTGGAACCTCGTGCTCAAGGAGGAGAGCACCGGCGAGAAGGGCACCCTGAAGGTGGGCGTGGCGGACAACCGCGCGGCGCCCGGCAACGTGCCCATCGTGAACGCGGCCGCCTACACGGAGGAGTACGGCCTTCCGGTGTTGCACCTCACCCACGACGAGCGGGGCCTCACCGCGGGCGAGTACCGCCCCGTGCAGATCGTCTACCGGGGCAAGGCCTCCACCATCGAGGCGAAGTACCGGGGCGCCACCTCCAGCGTCTTCCCCAAGCGCAGCCTCACGCTCAAGTTCCCGGACGAGGACCTCTTCAACGAGCCGGTGTTCGGCGGGGGCTTCACGGACCGCAAGCGCGTGGTGCTCATCACCACCTTCAATGACAACTCGTACCTGCGCTCGCGGCTGGCCTTCGACCTGTGGAACCGCATGGATCCGGCCCACGTGCAGATCCGCACCTTCAGCGCGGTGCTCTATGTGAACAACCGCTACCGGGGCATGTACACGGTGGCGGACCACATCAACAAGCGCCTGCTGGCGGCCCATGGCCTGTCCAAGGACTCGGATCTCTTCAAGGCCGTGGACAAGGACGCCAACTTCTCGCGGCTTCGCAAGGACGGCACCCCGAAGGCGGGGCTGCACGAGGGGCTGGAGAAGGAGGAGGGCATCCCCGAGGAGGGCAAGCCTCACGCCTTCGACACGATGTCCGGCCTGATTGGCTTCGTCTCGGACTCGGACGCCACCACCTTCCGCGAGGGCTTCGGCACGCGGCTGGCGGGCAATGACTACCAGGACTGGTGGATCTTCAACACGCTCATTCTCGGCACGGACTCGCAGGGCAAGAACGCCTACCACGCGTTCGACTCGGCCACGGGCGGCCCCTGGCGCTTCATCCCCTGGGATCTGGACGCGAGCTTTGGCCAGAACTTCGACACCACCCGCTCCAGCCCCACGGCCCGCCCCACCTTCGCCGAGGACAACCTGCTGTTCTCGCGGATGCTTGCCGAGCCCGCCCTCGCGGACCCCATGCGCGAGCGCTACCAGGACCTGCTGCGCAACGAGCTGAAGCTGGAGACGGTGCTCTCCCTCATCGACGGCTATGTCCAGGAGACGGGCCCCGCCGCCCGCCGGGACTGGGCCGAGTGGTCCACCGCCTACCAGGCCTTCGGCGCGCCGGGCACCATTGGCCAGCCCAACTTCCCCCGCTGGAACTCGCGCCAGGACTTCACCACCTATGAGCAGGAGGTGGAGTACGTGCGCGAGTGGGTGAAGGCGCGCTGGCCTTCCCTGCAGGGCCGCCTGCCCTGA